One window from the genome of Bradyrhizobium xenonodulans encodes:
- a CDS encoding ISAs1 family transposase produces MDRFSECFEDLPDPRADNALHDLTELLFIALMATLCGATSCTDMALFARLKAYLWQDVLVLKHGLPSHDTFSRVFRMLDPKAFEAAFRRFMEAFAQGAQIARPQGVIALDGKALRRGYESGKSHMPPVMVTAWAAQTRMALANVLAPNNNEAAGALQLLELLQLKGCVVTADALHCHRGMAKQIVTQGGDYVLAVKENQPALLADAKAAIAAAARKGKKPVATADADHGRKERRSALVVPVKDMAEKHNFPALKAVARITSKRGKDKAVERYFLMSQNYSRTQVLRIVRTHWTIENGLHWPLDVILDEDLARNRKDNGPANLAVLRRLALNVARAHPDSTISLRLKLKRAGWNDAFFFELLGHMR; encoded by the coding sequence ATGGATCGATTTTCGGAGTGCTTCGAAGACCTGCCCGACCCGCGTGCGGACAATGCGCTGCACGACCTGACGGAGCTTTTGTTCATCGCGCTGATGGCGACGTTGTGCGGAGCGACGAGTTGCACCGACATGGCGCTGTTTGCGCGGCTGAAGGCTTATCTTTGGCAGGACGTGCTGGTGCTCAAGCATGGCTTGCCGAGCCATGACACGTTCAGCCGAGTGTTCCGCATGCTCGATCCAAAAGCATTCGAGGCGGCATTCCGCCGCTTTATGGAAGCCTTCGCTCAAGGCGCGCAGATTGCACGGCCGCAAGGCGTGATCGCGTTGGACGGCAAGGCGCTGCGGCGTGGCTACGAGAGCGGCAAAAGCCACATGCCGCCGGTGATGGTGACGGCGTGGGCAGCGCAGACGCGCATGGCGCTGGCCAACGTTCTGGCGCCGAACAACAACGAAGCCGCCGGCGCTTTGCAACTGCTCGAACTCTTGCAACTCAAAGGCTGCGTCGTGACGGCCGATGCACTGCATTGTCACCGAGGGATGGCCAAGCAGATCGTGACGCAGGGCGGCGACTACGTGCTGGCGGTGAAGGAGAACCAGCCCGCCCTGCTGGCTGACGCCAAGGCCGCGATTGCCGCAGCGGCGCGCAAGGGGAAGAAGCCGGTTGCTACCGCCGATGCAGACCATGGGCGTAAGGAAAGACGCAGCGCGCTTGTCGTGCCCGTCAAAGACATGGCCGAGAAACATAACTTTCCCGCCCTCAAAGCTGTCGCCCGGATCACCAGCAAGCGCGGCAAGGACAAAGCTGTCGAGCGCTACTTCCTGATGAGCCAAAACTACAGTCGCACACAGGTTTTGCGCATCGTTCGCACCCATTGGACCATCGAAAACGGCCTGCACTGGCCGCTCGACGTCATCCTCGACGAGGATCTGGCCCGCAACCGCAAGGACAACGGTCCTGCCAACCTTGCCGTCCTCAGGCGACTTGCCCTCAACGTCGCCAGAGCTCACCCCGACAGCACCATCTCCTTGCGTCTCAAGCTCAAGCGGGCCGGCTGGAACGATGCCTTCTTCTTCGAACTCCTCGGCCACATGCGATAG
- a CDS encoding DctP family TRAP transporter solute-binding subunit, with product MRKLLLAVVAAAFALAPDLAQAQSPVVIKFSHVVANDTPKGKGALKFKELAEKYTDGKVKVEIYPNSTLYKDKEEIEALQLGSVQMLAPSTAKFAPLGIKEFEALDLPWLFKDDQTYSNAMKGTVGKWLFQKLETKGITGLAYWDNGFHMLSANRPLMKPTDFQGLKFRISGSKIADQYLRIMGSIPQIMAFSEVYQALQTGVVDGCENTASNYLTQKFYEVQKDITVSYHAHLQYAVIVNSKFWNGLPPDIRTQLDKAMAEASDYTNSIARQENEDALAEIKKTGKTTLHYLTDADRKAWQEAMQPTYKWAKGRVGQEVLDLVAKELDVKMN from the coding sequence ATGCGCAAACTGCTTCTCGCGGTCGTCGCGGCCGCGTTCGCTCTCGCTCCTGATTTGGCCCAGGCCCAGAGCCCTGTTGTCATCAAGTTCAGCCACGTCGTCGCCAACGACACCCCGAAAGGGAAGGGCGCGCTGAAGTTCAAGGAACTCGCCGAGAAGTACACTGACGGCAAGGTCAAGGTCGAGATCTATCCGAACTCCACGCTCTACAAGGACAAGGAAGAGATCGAGGCGCTCCAGCTCGGCTCGGTGCAGATGCTGGCGCCCTCGACGGCGAAATTCGCACCGCTCGGCATCAAGGAGTTCGAGGCGCTCGATCTGCCCTGGCTGTTCAAGGACGATCAAACCTATTCCAACGCGATGAAGGGCACGGTCGGCAAGTGGCTGTTCCAGAAGCTCGAGACCAAAGGGATCACCGGGCTCGCTTATTGGGACAACGGCTTCCACATGCTGTCCGCCAATCGCCCTCTGATGAAGCCGACCGATTTCCAGGGGCTGAAATTCCGCATCTCAGGCTCGAAGATCGCCGACCAGTATCTTCGCATCATGGGCTCGATCCCGCAGATCATGGCGTTCTCTGAAGTGTACCAGGCGCTTCAGACCGGCGTGGTCGACGGCTGCGAGAACACCGCGTCCAACTATCTGACGCAGAAGTTCTACGAGGTGCAGAAGGACATCACCGTGTCCTATCACGCGCATCTGCAATATGCCGTGATCGTCAATTCGAAATTCTGGAACGGCCTGCCGCCCGATATCCGCACCCAGCTCGACAAGGCGATGGCGGAGGCGTCCGACTACACCAACTCGATCGCGCGCCAGGAGAACGAGGACGCGCTGGCCGAGATCAAGAAAACCGGCAAGACCACGCTGCATTATCTGACCGACGCCGACCGCAAGGCATGGCAGGAAGCGATGCAACCGACTTATAAATGGGCAAAGGGCAGGGTCGGGCAGGAAGTGCTCGATCTCGTCGCCAAGGAACTCGACGTCAAGATGAACTGA
- a CDS encoding glycosyltransferase family 4 protein, producing MRIAQVAPLTEAVPPKLYGGTERVVHWLTEELVALGHDVTLFASGDSQTSAKLDALWPRALRLDGSVRDPNALHMVLLERVRQKCDDEEFDFLHFHLDYYPWSLFYRQPTPFLTTLHGRLDLPEHQPVFNTFSKMPVISISNAQRRPVPQANWVTTIHHGLPENLLTPKPAKQEYLAVLGRIAPEKGVDRAIKIATHCGIPLKIAAKVDRADQDYYDELIKPMIQNNPLVDFIGEISDHEKSDFLSGALGLLLPIDWPEPFGLVMIEAMACGTPVVAFNRGSVPEIIDEGLTGFIVEDILSAAGVVGRLAQLDRTAIRKQFEKRFTARRMALDYLAAYRSLTEAQTPRIKLVSSAE from the coding sequence ATGCGCATCGCGCAGGTAGCTCCGTTGACGGAGGCTGTTCCACCCAAGCTGTATGGCGGCACCGAGCGGGTGGTGCACTGGTTGACGGAAGAGTTGGTTGCCCTTGGACATGACGTGACCCTATTCGCCAGTGGCGACTCCCAGACGTCGGCCAAGCTCGACGCGCTGTGGCCGCGGGCGCTTCGCCTCGACGGTTCCGTACGAGATCCCAATGCGCTGCACATGGTGCTCCTGGAGCGCGTGCGGCAAAAATGTGACGACGAGGAGTTCGATTTCCTCCATTTCCATCTCGATTACTATCCGTGGTCGCTGTTCTACCGGCAGCCGACACCGTTCCTGACCACGCTGCACGGCCGGCTCGACCTGCCGGAGCATCAGCCAGTGTTCAATACTTTCTCCAAGATGCCCGTGATCTCGATCTCGAACGCCCAGCGGCGACCGGTGCCGCAGGCGAACTGGGTGACCACGATCCACCACGGCCTGCCGGAGAATTTGCTGACGCCCAAGCCGGCCAAGCAGGAATATCTCGCCGTGCTCGGCCGCATCGCGCCGGAAAAAGGCGTCGATCGCGCCATCAAGATTGCGACTCATTGCGGCATCCCGCTGAAGATCGCGGCCAAGGTCGATCGTGCCGACCAGGATTATTACGATGAGCTGATCAAGCCGATGATCCAGAACAATCCACTCGTGGATTTCATCGGCGAGATCAGCGACCATGAGAAGTCGGACTTCCTGAGCGGCGCGCTCGGCCTGTTGTTGCCGATCGACTGGCCGGAGCCGTTCGGCCTTGTGATGATAGAAGCCATGGCCTGCGGAACGCCGGTCGTCGCGTTCAACCGCGGCTCGGTGCCGGAGATCATCGACGAGGGGCTCACCGGCTTCATCGTCGAGGACATCCTCAGCGCGGCCGGCGTCGTGGGCCGTCTTGCCCAGCTCGACCGCACTGCCATCCGCAAGCAGTTCGAGAAGCGTTTCACCGCACGCCGAATGGCGCTGGACTATCTCGCGGCCTATCGCAGCCTGACCGAGGCCCAGACGCCGCGGATCAAGCTGGTGAGCAGCGCAGAGTAG
- a CDS encoding ABC transporter ATP-binding protein produces MDHLSGYARRPFAFVLRYLRRRLASHLVILTAVVAAVACSVGTQYGVKSLVDSLSAGPSHGGSVWLAFILLMSLIAADNFLWRIASWTASFTFVRVTGDLRRDIFRHLTGHAPSYFSDRMPGMLTSRITATSNAVFTVENMFVWNVLPPCIATIAAIALIGTVSPYMALGLMVIAGGMVIAMFHLAAAGKPLHDDFADKAAAVDGEMIDVISNMPLVRAFCGIGHEHERFDATVNRELTARSRSLRYLEKLRLFHAAVTVLLTVALMAWAVTLWQQGEATTGDVVLVCTLGISILSATRDLAVALVDVTQHVARLTEAIATLLIPHELRDHPEAEPLVKSGAAIAYNNVAFGYPGGEKIFERFSLRLQPGQRVGLVGQSGGGKSTLFTLLQRFYDVDEGSITIDGQDISKVTQQSLREAISVVPQDISLFHRSIRENIRYGRPNATDDEVLRAAIAARCDFIDSLPEGLDTMVGDRGVKMSGGQRQRIAIARAFLKDAPILLLDEATAALDSESEEAIREALSRLMRGRTVVAIAHRLATLRNFDRVVVLKGGKIIEDGSPERLMQGHGPYRELVTQEMSRLAQAAA; encoded by the coding sequence ATGGATCATCTTTCTGGATACGCGCGCAGGCCATTTGCCTTTGTCTTGCGCTATCTTCGGCGGCGTTTGGCGTCGCACCTGGTGATCCTGACTGCTGTCGTTGCAGCCGTTGCCTGCTCCGTAGGCACGCAGTACGGCGTCAAATCGCTGGTCGACAGCCTCTCCGCGGGACCTTCGCATGGCGGTAGCGTATGGCTGGCATTCATTTTGCTCATGTCGCTGATCGCCGCCGACAACTTCCTTTGGCGCATCGCGAGCTGGACCGCGAGCTTCACCTTCGTCCGGGTCACGGGAGATTTGCGCCGTGACATATTTCGTCATCTGACCGGACACGCGCCGAGCTATTTCTCCGATCGCATGCCGGGCATGCTGACGAGCCGTATCACCGCGACCTCGAACGCGGTGTTCACCGTCGAGAACATGTTCGTTTGGAATGTGTTGCCGCCGTGCATCGCCACAATTGCGGCAATCGCGCTCATTGGAACCGTGAGCCCCTATATGGCGCTCGGCCTGATGGTGATCGCCGGCGGGATGGTGATTGCGATGTTCCATCTGGCGGCGGCCGGAAAGCCCCTCCACGACGACTTTGCCGACAAGGCGGCGGCCGTCGACGGGGAGATGATCGACGTCATCAGCAACATGCCGCTGGTCCGCGCCTTCTGCGGCATCGGCCACGAGCACGAGCGGTTCGACGCCACAGTGAACCGGGAACTGACTGCGCGCAGCCGCAGCCTGCGCTATCTGGAAAAGCTGCGGCTGTTTCATGCCGCCGTGACCGTGCTGCTGACGGTCGCGCTGATGGCCTGGGCGGTCACGCTCTGGCAGCAGGGCGAAGCGACCACCGGCGACGTCGTGCTGGTCTGTACGCTCGGCATCTCGATCCTGAGCGCGACGCGCGACCTGGCTGTTGCGCTGGTTGATGTCACCCAGCATGTGGCTCGCCTGACCGAGGCGATCGCCACGCTCCTGATACCGCACGAACTCCGCGATCACCCCGAGGCCGAGCCGCTGGTCAAGAGCGGCGCCGCGATCGCGTACAACAACGTCGCCTTCGGCTATCCCGGCGGCGAGAAGATCTTCGAGCGGTTCAGCCTGCGCTTGCAGCCCGGCCAGCGCGTCGGTCTGGTCGGCCAGTCCGGCGGCGGCAAGTCGACCCTGTTCACGCTGCTTCAGCGCTTCTACGATGTGGATGAAGGCAGCATCACGATCGACGGCCAGGACATCTCGAAGGTGACGCAGCAGAGCCTGCGTGAGGCGATCTCGGTGGTGCCGCAGGATATCTCGCTGTTCCACCGCTCGATTCGCGAGAACATCCGTTATGGCCGGCCGAACGCGACCGACGACGAGGTGCTGCGCGCGGCGATTGCGGCGCGCTGCGATTTCATCGACAGCTTGCCGGAAGGCCTCGACACCATGGTCGGCGACCGCGGCGTGAAAATGTCCGGCGGCCAGCGCCAGCGCATCGCGATTGCGCGCGCGTTCCTGAAGGACGCGCCGATCCTGCTGCTGGACGAGGCCACCGCCGCGCTCGACAGCGAATCGGAGGAAGCGATCCGCGAGGCACTGTCGCGCCTGATGCGCGGCCGCACCGTGGTCGCGATCGCCCATCGCCTCGCGACGCTGCGCAATTTCGACCGCGTGGTCGTGCTGAAGGGTGGTAAGATCATCGAGGACGGCTCGCCCGAGCGTCTGATGCAGGGTCACGGGCCCTATCGTGAGCTGGTCACGCAGGAAATGAGCCGGCTCGCGCAAGCAGCCGCGTAA
- a CDS encoding alkyl/aryl-sulfatase has product MTEPSNEPKDASPSVIAQQATMLNALPFSDTRDFDDATRGFLGTIENAKITNPQGRTVWSLEPYGFLSTAQAPATVNPSLWRQARLNMHHGLFEVVPGIYQVRGLDIANMTLIEGDSGVIVVDTLTSIEGARAALDLYYRHRGQRPVAAVIFTHTHTDHWGGARGVLEEDALASGRVPIIAPNLFMEHAVSENIIAGPAMLRRAQYQFGPFLAKGVRGQVDNGLGKSMAAGGVALLRPTDLIMATGDRRVIDGVAFEFQMAPNSEAPAEMHFFIPRYKLLNLAENCTHNFHNLLPFRGADVRDALAWSKYLNEALQLWDGKAEAMCGQHHWPVWGAERIGTMIRQQRDLYKFAHDQTIRLMNHGLTAAEIAETIQLPKSLEGAWHGRGYYGHIRHNVKAIYQKYLGWYDANPVNLDPLPPVESGKKYVEYMGGADAILTRARTDFDKGEFRFVAQALGHLVFAEPDNGAARALLADTLEQLGYAAESATWRNAYLFGAQELRQGMPKTPPRPPMPRETLAALRTSQLWDVLGIRLNGPKAEGKHIVVNWSFSDTGETFVLNLENCALTYTEGVQAEDADASFTLARATLDEVIAKLTSFPEAVAAGKVKLSGNPMRLAELMGLMDEFPRMFEIAEPKRAVVV; this is encoded by the coding sequence ATGACAGAACCCAGCAACGAGCCGAAAGACGCCTCTCCCTCCGTCATCGCGCAGCAAGCGACGATGCTGAATGCGCTGCCGTTTTCAGATACGCGGGATTTCGACGATGCCACGCGCGGCTTCCTCGGCACCATCGAGAACGCGAAGATTACTAATCCGCAAGGCAGGACGGTCTGGAGTCTCGAGCCCTACGGCTTTCTCTCCACGGCGCAGGCGCCGGCCACGGTCAATCCGAGCCTGTGGCGGCAGGCGCGGCTCAACATGCATCATGGCCTGTTCGAGGTGGTGCCCGGAATCTACCAGGTGCGCGGGCTCGACATCGCCAACATGACGCTGATCGAGGGCGACAGCGGCGTCATCGTCGTCGACACCCTGACCTCGATCGAAGGCGCGCGCGCCGCGCTCGATCTCTACTACAGGCATCGCGGCCAGCGGCCGGTCGCGGCCGTCATCTTCACGCACACCCACACTGACCACTGGGGCGGTGCGCGCGGCGTGCTGGAGGAGGATGCGCTGGCGAGTGGCCGCGTGCCCATCATCGCGCCGAACCTGTTCATGGAGCATGCCGTCTCCGAGAATATCATCGCGGGGCCTGCGATGCTTCGGCGCGCGCAATATCAGTTCGGTCCGTTCCTCGCCAAGGGTGTGCGCGGGCAGGTCGACAACGGGCTCGGCAAGTCAATGGCCGCCGGGGGCGTCGCACTGCTGCGGCCGACGGATCTGATCATGGCGACCGGCGACAGGCGCGTGATCGACGGCGTCGCATTCGAATTCCAGATGGCGCCGAACAGCGAAGCGCCGGCGGAGATGCATTTCTTCATCCCGCGCTACAAGCTCTTGAACCTCGCCGAGAACTGCACCCACAATTTCCACAATCTGCTGCCGTTCCGCGGCGCCGACGTGCGCGACGCGCTGGCCTGGTCGAAGTACCTCAATGAGGCCTTGCAGCTCTGGGACGGCAAGGCGGAGGCGATGTGCGGCCAGCATCACTGGCCGGTGTGGGGAGCCGAGCGCATCGGCACCATGATCCGGCAGCAGCGCGATCTCTACAAGTTCGCGCATGACCAGACCATCCGCCTGATGAACCACGGCCTCACCGCGGCCGAAATCGCCGAGACGATCCAGCTGCCGAAGAGCCTGGAGGGCGCCTGGCACGGCCGCGGCTATTACGGCCACATCAGGCACAATGTGAAGGCGATCTACCAGAAATATCTCGGCTGGTACGACGCCAACCCGGTCAATCTCGATCCGCTGCCACCGGTGGAATCCGGGAAGAAGTATGTCGAATACATGGGCGGCGCCGATGCGATCCTGACGCGGGCGCGGACGGATTTCGACAAGGGCGAGTTTCGCTTTGTCGCGCAGGCGCTCGGCCATCTCGTCTTCGCCGAGCCTGATAACGGGGCCGCGCGGGCGCTGCTGGCGGATACGCTGGAGCAGCTCGGCTACGCCGCCGAGAGCGCGACCTGGCGCAACGCCTATCTGTTCGGTGCGCAGGAATTGCGACAGGGCATGCCGAAGACGCCGCCGCGCCCGCCGATGCCGCGCGAGACGCTGGCCGCATTGCGTACCTCGCAGCTCTGGGACGTGCTCGGCATCCGCCTCAACGGGCCGAAGGCCGAAGGCAAGCACATCGTCGTGAACTGGAGCTTTTCCGACACCGGCGAGACGTTCGTGCTCAACCTGGAAAATTGCGCGCTGACCTATACCGAGGGCGTGCAGGCGGAAGATGCAGATGCCAGCTTCACCCTCGCGCGCGCGACGCTGGACGAGGTGATCGCCAAGCTGACGAGCTTTCCGGAAGCCGTCGCTGCCGGAAAGGTCAAGCTCTCAGGCAACCCGATGCGGCTCGCCGAGCTGATGGGCCTGATGGACGAATTCCCGAGGATGTTCGAGATCGCGGAGCCGAAGCGGGCGGTGGTGGTGTAG
- a CDS encoding methyltransferase domain-containing protein, with protein MVWDPQQYLKFSGHRLRPAIDLLMRIPDVGPRTVADLGAGAGNVTKLIKERWPDAAVTGVEGSAEMVAAGRKAAPDVEWSHEDLGHWRPAKQYDVVYSNAALHWLPNHAALFPSVMEKVTPGGMLAVQMPRNFLAPSHVLIGETALNGPWRSKVEHLVTPPPVEGPAFYHDLLAPFSENIDIWETEYLQVLEGDNPVKEWTKGTWLTRYLDVLQGGEKAAFEAAYGERVAKAYPKNAAGQTLFPFRRLFMVAQRKG; from the coding sequence ATGGTCTGGGACCCGCAGCAATATCTGAAATTCTCCGGCCATCGGCTCCGGCCCGCCATCGACCTGTTGATGCGGATTCCGGATGTTGGCCCGCGAACGGTCGCCGATCTCGGCGCTGGCGCCGGCAACGTCACCAAGCTGATCAAAGAGCGCTGGCCGGACGCGGCCGTGACTGGTGTCGAGGGCTCGGCCGAGATGGTTGCCGCCGGTCGCAAGGCGGCGCCCGACGTGGAATGGTCGCATGAAGACCTCGGCCATTGGCGTCCCGCGAAGCAATATGACGTGGTCTATTCCAATGCCGCACTGCACTGGCTGCCCAATCATGCGGCGCTGTTTCCGTCGGTGATGGAGAAGGTGACGCCAGGTGGCATGCTCGCAGTGCAGATGCCGCGCAACTTTCTGGCCCCCTCGCACGTGCTGATCGGCGAGACCGCGCTGAACGGTCCCTGGCGATCGAAGGTCGAGCATCTCGTCACCCCGCCGCCGGTCGAGGGGCCGGCCTTCTATCACGATCTTCTCGCGCCGTTCTCAGAGAATATCGATATCTGGGAGACCGAGTATCTTCAGGTGCTCGAAGGCGACAATCCCGTGAAGGAATGGACCAAGGGGACCTGGCTGACGCGCTACCTCGACGTGTTGCAGGGAGGGGAGAAGGCTGCCTTCGAGGCGGCCTATGGTGAGCGCGTCGCGAAAGCGTACCCGAAGAATGCGGCGGGGCAGACGCTGTTCCCGTTCCGGCGTCTGTTCATGGTCGCCCAGCGCAAGGGCTGA
- a CDS encoding TRAP transporter large permease, translated as MLTGMPISIALGLTVLSFMFTLTDVRTESVALKLFTGIENFEIMAIPFFILAGNFLTHGGVARRMINFATALVGHWYGGLALSGVVACALFAAISGSSPATVVAIGSVILPAMVAQGFPKRFGAGVITTSGSLGILIPPSIPMVLYAVSTNSSVGKLFIAGIVPGFVLASLLGATTFYRAWRNDYPRMRKATFLERLDAFRKSIWGILLIVIVIGGIYSGLFTPTEAAAVSAVYAFIVAVFIYKDLKLRDVPRVLLSSANLSAMLLYIITNAVLFSFLMTYENVPQALAQWMIDQGLGWIGFLLLVNLLLLVAGNVMEPSSIILIMAPILFPVAIKLGIDPIHFGILMTVNMEVGLCHPPVGLNLYVASGIAKMGITELTVAVWPWLLTMLGFLVVVTYWPGLSLWLPRLLGM; from the coding sequence ATGCTCACGGGCATGCCGATCTCGATCGCGCTTGGTCTCACCGTGCTGAGCTTCATGTTCACGCTGACCGACGTGCGAACGGAATCGGTGGCGTTGAAGCTGTTCACCGGGATCGAGAATTTCGAGATCATGGCGATCCCGTTCTTCATCCTCGCCGGAAACTTCCTGACCCATGGCGGCGTCGCGCGCCGGATGATCAATTTCGCGACCGCGCTGGTCGGCCATTGGTATGGCGGCCTTGCCCTGTCGGGCGTGGTCGCCTGCGCGCTGTTCGCCGCGATTTCCGGCTCGTCGCCGGCGACCGTGGTGGCGATCGGCTCGGTGATCCTGCCCGCCATGGTCGCGCAGGGATTTCCGAAGCGGTTCGGCGCGGGCGTGATCACGACCTCCGGCTCGCTCGGCATTCTCATTCCGCCGTCGATCCCGATGGTGCTCTATGCCGTTTCCACCAACAGTTCGGTCGGCAAGCTCTTCATTGCGGGCATCGTGCCGGGCTTCGTGCTGGCCTCGCTGCTCGGCGCGACGACCTTCTATCGGGCGTGGCGCAACGACTATCCGCGGATGCGGAAGGCCACCTTCCTCGAGCGTCTCGACGCCTTCCGCAAGTCGATCTGGGGCATCCTGCTGATCGTGATCGTGATCGGCGGAATCTACAGCGGCCTGTTCACGCCGACGGAAGCGGCCGCCGTCAGCGCGGTCTACGCCTTCATCGTCGCCGTGTTCATCTACAAGGATCTGAAGCTGCGGGACGTGCCGCGGGTGCTGCTGTCATCGGCCAATCTCTCGGCGATGCTGCTCTACATCATCACCAACGCCGTGCTGTTCTCGTTCCTGATGACCTACGAGAACGTGCCGCAGGCGCTGGCGCAGTGGATGATCGACCAGGGCTTGGGGTGGATCGGCTTCCTGCTCCTCGTCAACCTGCTGCTGCTGGTTGCCGGCAACGTGATGGAGCCGTCCTCGATCATCCTGATCATGGCGCCGATCCTGTTTCCGGTCGCGATCAAGCTCGGCATCGACCCCATCCATTTCGGCATCCTGATGACGGTCAACATGGAGGTCGGCCTGTGCCATCCGCCTGTCGGCCTCAATCTCTACGTCGCCTCAGGCATCGCCAAGATGGGCATCACCGAGCTCACGGTCGCGGTGTGGCCGTGGCTGCTCACGATGCTCGGATTCCTGGTGGTGGTGACGTATTGGCCCGGTCTGTCGCTGTGGCTGCCGAGATTGCTTGGCATGTAG